One window from the genome of Chitinispirillum alkaliphilum encodes:
- a CDS encoding Transposase: MSTRKMQNYVVKSKKIFVGLEDSKKTWKITVRCDKREIHYTSMQARYANLLNYFRNKFPDCDITVIYEAGFKGFGLHDQLVSDDIACIVTPPNKVTQEKHTRVKTDKIDSRRLATVLENGDYKSCRVPDSERRSDRTISRSLTQLQKEITRMKNRIRKFFDANGYAEIFPAGAWSEKDYRTARELELPTSLMIAVESYWEILDKYVQVKKRLLKQMNNLAKKERYAKAVSIIQSFDI; this comes from the coding sequence ATGAGTACAAGAAAAATGCAGAATTACGTTGTAAAAAGCAAGAAAATTTTCGTTGGTCTTGAAGATTCCAAAAAAACATGGAAGATAACGGTGCGTTGTGATAAAAGGGAGATACATTATACGAGTATGCAGGCACGATATGCGAATCTGCTTAATTATTTCAGAAATAAATTCCCAGACTGTGATATTACCGTAATTTATGAAGCTGGATTTAAGGGGTTTGGCTTACATGATCAGCTTGTAAGCGATGATATCGCCTGTATTGTAACCCCACCCAACAAGGTAACACAGGAGAAGCATACAAGAGTTAAAACCGATAAGATTGATTCCAGACGCCTTGCTACAGTTTTGGAAAACGGCGATTACAAAAGCTGCAGGGTACCTGACAGTGAACGCAGAAGTGATCGAACCATCAGTCGTTCACTAACTCAGCTGCAAAAAGAGATAACCAGAATGAAAAACAGAATAAGGAAGTTTTTTGATGCCAACGGATATGCGGAAATTTTTCCGGCAGGAGCGTGGAGTGAAAAGGATTACCGTACAGCTCGAGAGCTGGAATTGCCTACATCATTGATGATTGCTGTAGAATCATATTGGGAGATACTTGACAAGTATGTCCAAGTAAAGAAAAGATTGCTCAAACAGATGAACAATCTGGCCAAAAAGGAGCGTTATGCAAAAGCTGTAAGCATAATACAAAGCTTTGACATTTGA